In Miscanthus floridulus cultivar M001 chromosome 5, ASM1932011v1, whole genome shotgun sequence, one genomic interval encodes:
- the LOC136451121 gene encoding uncharacterized protein, whose product MSRSLEYKDSLNGHKGQVRKLSWNPKPCNGAEHMLASARDDTLIVWSCTKSRWTSKDLKSKEHLRSCAWHPDGLVLAAGDWNHVTLWLYDEAKEEFSVMTEIHHLNNEEIMSLSWNESGKLLLCCTNKGYIAIIREHMGAYEVSIRMSIGKNQPVSCAMWTPGSDKFAVAAFNSIQMYGVKDGNEGVEIHEAASINSKKNNNYHKH is encoded by the exons ATGTCTCGCTCATTGGAGTATAAAGATTCTTTGAATGGTCACAAAGGGCAAGTGCGGAAACTATCGTGGAACCCCAAGCCATGTAATGGGGCTGAACACATGCTTGCTTCAGCCAGAGACGACactctaattgtgtggtcatgTACCAAGTCCCGGTGGACATCCAAG GATTTGAAATCAAAGGAGCATCTCAGGTCTTGCGCTTGGCATCCAGATGGGCTCGTGCTTGCTGCGGGAGACTGGAATCATGTAACATTATGGCTATATGATGAAGCCAAAGAGGAGTTCTCAGTCATGACAGAAATTCAT CATCTGAATAATGAGGAAATTATGAGTCTTTCGTGGAATGAAAGTGGGAAGCTCCTCTTATGTTGCACCAATAAAGGGTACATAGCCATCATCAGAGAACATATGGGAGCTTATGAGGTGAGTATTAGGATGTCAATAGGTAAAAATCAACCGGTCTCATGCGCAATGTGGACTCCAGGGAGCGACAAGTTTGCTGTTGCAGCTTTTAATAGCATCCAA ATGTATGGGGTCAAAGATGGCAATGAGGGTGTGGAAATTCATGAGGCTGCATCTATTAACTCCAAGAAAAACAA CAACTATCATAAACATTGA